A stretch of the Ananas comosus cultivar F153 linkage group 14, ASM154086v1, whole genome shotgun sequence genome encodes the following:
- the LOC109719902 gene encoding uncharacterized protein LOC109719902, which translates to MQLMRPGSSEVLLLTPTQLDEAAELRWFQSCLRWMCMDHQPSAGWHAAISWLLFAILALAVPAFSHFALSFDPDRRPYDAVVQIALSAASAISFVCLSAVIHCVGLRRLLFLHKLRHESDRVHAGYTAQLNRSFRLLACFVMPCFAAEAAYKVWWYCAGARQIPFMGNAVLSDVVACAMELASWVYRTAIFLLTCVLFRLICYLQRLRLHDFAAVHFVEHVEAEAVLREHLDIRRQLKIISHRFRGFIVACLLTVTASQFASVLLITRKQSQDNLFNTGELAICSIVLVTGFLTCLHSAAKITHHAQALTSHATKWHACCTIDSFEEVEPNGSFVRVIPAANPSSLLPEYTINEDESPEDTADDDDDDDDDDLLEDTKLVHPHAHTISFQKRQALVTYLESNKAGITVYGYTLDRTWLNAIFMVEWTLFLWLLGKTIGVS; encoded by the exons ATGCAGCTGATGAGGCCTGGCAGCAGTGAAGTGCTCCTGCTGACGCCGACGCAGCTCGACGAGGCGGCCGAGCTGCGGTGGTTCCAGTCCTGCCTGCGGTGGATGTGCATGGACCACCAGCCGTCAGCCGGCTGGCATGCCGCCATCTCCTGGCTCCTCTTTGCCATTTTGGCTCTCGCCGTCCCTGCCTTCTCGCACTTCGCCCTCTCCTTCGACCCCGACCGCCGCCCCTACGACGCTGTAGTCCAGATCGCGCTCTCCGCGGCCTCCGCCATCTCTTTTGTCTGCCTGTCTGCCGTCATCCACTGCGTCGGCCTCCGtcgcctcctcttcctccacaAGCTCCGCCACGAGAGCGACCGCGTCCACGCCGGCTACACCGCGCAGCTCAACCGCTCGTTCCGCCTCCTCGCCTGCTTCGTCATGCCATGCTTTGCCGCCGAGGCTGCCTACAAG GTGTGGTGGTACTGCGCCGGCGCCAGGCAGATACCCTTTATGGGGAACGCGGTGCTGAGCGACGTGGTGGCATGCGCAATGGAGCTGGCGTCGTGGGTCTACCGCACGGCCATCTTCCTGCTGACGTGCGTGCTCTTCCGGCTGATCTGCTACCTGCAGCGGCTGCGGCTGCACGACTTCGCGGCAGTGCACTTCGTGGAGCacgtggaggcggaggcggtgcTGCGGGAGCACCTCGACATCCGGCGGCAGCTGAAGATCATCAGCCACCGCTTCCGCGGCTTCATCGTCGCCTGCCTCCTCACCGTCACCGCCAGCCAGTTCGCCTCTGTGCTGCTCATCACCCGCAAGCAGTCGCAGGACAACCTCTTCAACACCGGAGAGCTCGCC ATATGTTCGATCGTGCTCGTGACGGGATTCCTCACATGCCTGCACAGCGCAGCCAAGATCACGCACCATGCGCAGGCGCTGACGAGCCACGCCACCAAGTGGCACGCCTGCTGCACCATCGACTCCTTCGAAGAAGTCGAACCCAACGGATCATTCGTCCGAGTTATACCTGCTGCTAACCCTAGCTCCCTACTTCCGGAGTACACCATAAATGAGGATGAGTCTCCTGAGGACACCGCagacgatgacgatgacgatgacgatgacgattTGCTGGAGGACACGAAACTCGTGCACCCACACGCGCACACCATTTCCTTCCAGAAAAGACAAGCGCTGG TGACATATTTGGAGAGCAACAAAGCAGGGATAACGGTGTACGGGTACACGCTGGACAGGACGTGGCTCAACGCCATTTTCATGGTTGAGTGGACGCTCTTCCTCTGGCTCTTAGGCAAAACCATTGGGGTCTCCTAA